One segment of Thermoanaerobacter kivui DNA contains the following:
- a CDS encoding CPBP family intramembrane glutamic endopeptidase: MRPDEKDVSKLYFFVMLLLITVGYLVQKASLYIGILITEFFLVLLPVILYLLFKRYDVKYVLRLNPIKGEQVFLVIIIAILGWIVSSFFALLTNYFLSKLGKIPVMPIPAASNTQELFMQILIFGAVAACCEEIFMRGLVMRSFEMRGSIKSIFITAIFFAMLHLNVQNFLGILFLGSLLGYVVYRTNSIYGGMIGHFTNNTISVLLSYFVAQQNFGKTTPLQQVDIPFIVVIGYGIFALFAAILLYVLLRYLKKVTDPYVIRGTTKLKEDLYIFLHWPVLLSVLVFLYRITEQILKIAGVI; the protein is encoded by the coding sequence ATGCGGCCAGATGAAAAAGATGTAAGTAAGTTGTACTTTTTTGTCATGTTACTTCTCATAACAGTTGGATATTTGGTGCAAAAGGCTTCTTTATATATAGGTATACTAATCACAGAATTTTTTCTTGTTTTACTGCCTGTTATTCTTTACCTTCTTTTTAAAAGATATGATGTAAAATATGTTTTAAGGTTAAATCCTATAAAGGGGGAACAAGTTTTTTTAGTGATAATAATAGCTATTTTAGGCTGGATAGTGTCGAGTTTTTTTGCACTTTTGACAAATTATTTTCTATCTAAACTGGGTAAAATTCCCGTTATGCCAATACCTGCAGCTTCCAATACACAAGAACTTTTTATGCAAATTCTAATATTTGGAGCTGTAGCTGCCTGCTGTGAAGAAATATTTATGCGAGGACTTGTTATGAGAAGTTTTGAAATGAGAGGTTCTATAAAGAGTATTTTTATAACCGCTATATTCTTTGCAATGCTTCATTTAAATGTGCAGAATTTTTTAGGTATACTTTTTCTCGGTAGTTTATTGGGATATGTGGTGTATAGAACTAATTCCATATATGGGGGAATGATAGGCCATTTTACAAATAACACTATTTCTGTGTTGTTATCATATTTTGTAGCACAACAAAATTTTGGGAAGACAACTCCATTACAACAGGTAGATATTCCATTTATTGTTGTCATTGGTTATGGGATTTTTGCATTATTTGCTGCTATTCTTTTGTATGTGCTATTAAGATATTTGAAGAAAGTAACTGACCCATATGTTATCCGCGGTACTACAAAGTTAAAAGAAGACTTATATATTTTCTTGCATTGGCCGGTGCTTTTATCAGTGTTAGTATTTTTGTATAGAATTACTGAACAGATATTAAAAATAGCTGGGGTTATATAA
- a CDS encoding Hsp20/alpha crystallin family protein, with protein sequence MSLMRRGRDWWDWPFDFNIRNLPSIFDVNFPSISGLFSRPRVDITESETEIVATAELPGVDKKDIEINVYDNILEIKGQTTVDEEREDKNYYMRERYYGSFARRIELPAEVDPERTTAKFENGILKITMPKLHPSKPKGRKIDIE encoded by the coding sequence ATGAGCCTTATGAGACGAGGACGCGACTGGTGGGATTGGCCCTTCGATTTCAATATTAGAAATTTGCCAAGCATTTTTGATGTGAATTTCCCATCTATTTCAGGTCTATTTTCTCGGCCAAGAGTGGACATCACCGAATCTGAAACAGAAATAGTGGCAACAGCTGAACTACCGGGCGTTGACAAAAAAGACATTGAAATAAATGTCTATGACAATATACTGGAAATAAAAGGGCAAACCACAGTAGATGAAGAAAGAGAAGATAAAAATTATTACATGAGAGAAAGATATTACGGAAGTTTTGCCAGAAGAATAGAATTACCCGCAGAAGTAGACCCTGAAAGAACTACTGCTAAATTTGAAAACGGCATTCTCAAAATCACAATGCCAAAATTACATCCAAGCAAACCAAAGGGAAGAAAAATAGATATAGAATAA